The genomic region ACAAGATTACCATACGCATGAACTATAGCTCAACAAGCCAATGCACAAGAAATGCTGGTATGCTTACAGATCTGTCGGTTTATTCTTAGTTTAAAGGTATATGAACTCGTGTATCTACCGCAAACGGAAGCGCTGTCTCGTTGTACTATGCTAGGATCACCAACTCGAACCAGGCTCTATTCCATCTTTCCGCCCCAGCGCTTCAAGCTCACTTCTTCACAAACTCAATCTTCCTTGCCAGCCAACATCCGATCGtcacaccaacaacagcacccTTCTCATCCCTACGGAAGACGAGCGTCCAATCCCCAGGCGGCTTTGCATCCATACCTCTTGGGTTCGCAAGGGCCCAGACATCCCCTCCAAGATATCTCATGAACTGAGCTGGACTATGACCCAAGAATCCCTCAAACGTGCCAAACATGAGTCCACCCTGGTCAACACAGTGAAATATGGAGCCAATTTCTTCAGAGTAAAAGTCTCCTGTGAAAGCTGAGTTGTCGACGGGTGTATCGCCAATATTGAGGCGCTTTGCGTTCAGGGTTCTGTTCTCCTTCAGACGGTGAATGCGAAGGTTGTCGCCGTCGACGACGGCTACCATTGCACGAGATTCACCGCGTTCAGGGTCCGTCAGATTGACGGGCTCAGCGTAGTTGGCATAGTTAACCACGATCTGTCCCTTTTTACCATTCTTGATCGTGACAGCCAATTGAGTGCCATCGTCAAGATAGATACCCGGCCAAGCAGGCGATGCATCAACAAGCGTAGGCGGCGGAGGCTTTTGAAGAGCTAAAGTAGTCTGGATGATATGTTCGACAAGTGTTGCTGCATCAGCTTCATGGTTGAACATGGCCACAACTGAAAGACGCTCTTCTGGTACATGGGCCCGATAAAGTCTGAAACCACGAAGAGCACCACCGTGACCGATTCCAGAAACACTGCCGTATTGACTATGACCAAGGCCTTGAGAGTATATCGAAGGAACTCCGTCTGTGAAAGACGTAGGCTTGAAGATTGCGCGGTACCAGCTGTTAGGATCGAACAGGCTACGATCCAGGAACGACTCGTAAGCGATCATATCGCCGAGCGAAGCGATGATACCTGCATCGCCAGCCCACTCGATACGGTTCTCAGCAGGGATATAACCTCGGTCCTCATCACCTTCATATCCAACGCAAGGCGGTGGAAGTTTCGCCGTGTCTGCACCAAGCTGAGCAGTCTTCATACCAGCCGGTCTAAAGATGCGTGCATTGAGGAGATCTGAGAGTGATTCTCCAGTAGTAGCTTCGACGACTCGCGCTACGATGTTGAAGTTGGTGTTGCAGTAAGAGTACTCCGTTCCGGGTGTGAAATGCGTCGACTTGATCGTCTTCAACACCTTCTCATTGTGCTCAGCAATTGAGTAAGGATCCTCAGGCTTCGCACCCCAGAGTAAAGTAATAGCCCAATAGTCGCGAATGCCAGATCGATTGTTGCACAAATGATCAATCTTCAACTCCCCAGTCTTGGCAAGCTCTGGAAGAATCTCTTtcaacttctcctcaaaCTGCGTCTTCACATCTCCCTTCTCCGCCAACTTCGGCGTGGGATTCTTTTCCAGATCTGCAACTAGTCCACAGAGCATCTGCTTTGAGATCGAGCATATAGGAATTAGGGTATCATCCGTCATGGGAATTCTGCGGTTGAAGTCGGCGTAACCCCAGACGCGCTGATCAACGAGGGCTCCATCTGAGAGAACGGCAACGGCGCCGCCTGGACCGCGGATGCGGGCTGGGATCGCCTTTAGGATATCTTGGACTATTTCCTTTGATACGGGCATTTTGTGATGACGGGTTGGTGTTGGTTATGAGTGCGGGGTTGGAGAACTGAGTGAGACCACATTATATGGGAGCCAGTGTCGTAATTGGAAGGTGGGACAACATGCACTTTGATAACACAGCAACTACGAAGCTCATCATGGTAGGTACCTTGGATAGCATCGCGACCACTAAATATCGAAATATCAccagcttcttgttgacgagaGCATAGGATCTCCATGCAGTTGCCTCGTGAACTTGTTTGCTCAATTGCTAGGTATGGCCCGAGCTAACCTGGAGCTGCCTGAGCTGTCAGATATCATGTTTGCTGCGACAACTTAGCAAGTTTTGTTTGCTATTTCATATCGCATCCTGGAATGGGGCACCAATATTCGTACGAGTTATAGCCAGAGATTGATCTACAAGAATGAGACTTGAATCCAGAGCTGAGAAAGCCACAGCTGACTCAGAGCTTCGTTGTGCCGCTGATGAGCATCGCTCACGAGAatgaagatcttcaatcATCCAAGTAACAGTAACTTATACATTGATGACCATGCAAAAGGAAGAAGCATTCGATTGTATGAAGGGATATCAAATTCATGCTATATAGCAGGCTTACTTCGGCGAGCTTGTGATCAACACCCGATAAGACCCAACCTAGTCGATGCTCTTAGTTATTATTCGTGGCTATAACGTCTTGGTATATCGATGTTTGCTGAACTGCTCCGTAATAGGTCTATTGGCTGCCAGGAAGTTACCTTAAGAATAGGAGAACTGTTCTGCTATGATGAACAAGCCCATTTGTTGAAGACGGCAAGGTGAAACTCTTAATAGCCACTTCTAAGAGACAGCTCAGAGCTTTGAAGGGCAAATCATTAGCGGGCGAAAACCTCCGCTTCTACGTTGGCCCACAATATGCAGTGCTTCAAGTTTCTACAAAGATTCTGTATCATATGTATAGAAATATGTGAGAGTCAGTTCGTGTTGTATCCTTGTCATCTTGCTTGATCATAGAGAGTGGCATAAGCAGCCACAACTACCTCACTCGAGCCACATAACACACATTATGGATCTAGGATATTGGATACTGAAACTAACTACTGTAGCAAACAATAGTTAGTTCGTTTCCTCTTGTCGAATGTGTCTGGGACATTGTTGACCAGCCACTGACCCGACGAATATCTCCACACATTCGGATCTGGTGCCTTGGGTTAGACCTGGAAAATTAACTTCGGACATGGGAAGATCCGTCATGGCGGCAGCGTTATGATGATCTATGGGGAGACTCAAAGTCTTCGAGTCAAGGTCCAGCTGGTGACATGCCGTTTCGTCTGCAGCTAGCATTGGTATCACCATATCCATCATTAAAAGCCATGTGGTTGCTATAACCACTGAAGAAAAGAGCCGAGTCGTCTGAAGGGGTAATATTGCGAGAAGACGGTGGACGAAGACACGGGCCTTAGTGATATGTTAGTAAGGAGAGGCGGGTTTCGCGATGATTGTCAACGACTTCACAGCTGGTGGATCACTAATCACCAGCCCAGAATATCCTCAGCGGACGCCGTTGGAATGCCGCACTCTTGTGTCCCCGCATTCAACTCTATCTGAATCTACGGCCTGAGAACGTTGGTTAATTTCAACTGTACCAATTATAACTCCTCATGTTGTCATTCACTGGCTTTTGGTATATGGGTATGTTGCCTCACAACGATTGGATTGAGCACCAATGCAAGGCACGTGAGATCCTTCTCGAAGTTCAGTGAGGGAGTAAAAACCCCTCACATCGCCAACTATGGTACCGGCAAAGAAATACAGCAAGGCATAAAGATTGGGAAAGCTTCGGATACATGTCGACAATAATAAACTCAGCTTTGAAGGAAACTTTGTGGTTTTTGCTTCGCCCCATCTAACGTTAGAGGAAACTCAATCCTGGATGGATCTTAGGCAGAAAATCTCCCTGTCGTCTGTTTGGGACTAGCCAAATCATAATGATTCATCCATTGGTTTTATGCGCAATTGAAAATTTATGAACAAGCTAGACAAGTTGTCTCCTTGCTCATGTTGGTTGGTGATGACATTCCACGAACCCAGCTATCTGGGTTCAAAACAGGGGACCCCATGTCGCTAAAAAGCCCAGCTCCTTCCACTAGCCTTCTAGGCGCTGTCAATTATTTTTTTAGGGGGCCCCGTCAACTAACGTGGTTAGAAGGGACCGAGGTGATGGTTCAGAATGACCCTTGACCATAATTCTCCTTTACGATGATTTGTAACATTAAGGATGAAGCGATGACAAGCCGTTTCTATAAGACCCGGGCCTATAGTAATAACATGTGCCTGTTATTATTACCAGGCATTCATTATGTCGATCCTAGTTCTTCCCCCGAGCCGCGTGTTCGTGTCCCCATTAGTGCTCAGTCAGCAAAGGCCCATGGCAGTGGAGGAGGGTTGTGTTGGGCGATTCGCTTGTAAATGTGCCGCAGTTGGGTCGATTATGCAGTCGCGTGTGCGCAGGGTGTCATTGGTTGGTTCGTCCCAACTCGAAGCGCTTGAGCAGAATGTCATGTTACCTCGACTCCTGAATATCCATCAacagaaagaaaagagacaaaTTCTCCCGAAAGGGAAAAATTGAAATATCTCCGCGGAAGTTTTTAACGTGGTCTATCTGAAACATCTCCATCGAAACCCCTTTGTCGTCATAGTCGATCTCGTTCTCAAGGATTCGGTTCCAGAAGCTTTGTCGTGCCCCCTGTATCCGAAACCAAGCCTGTGCCAGGAGCTAATAAACTTTGGCCCAAGTTGACAACTGTCGACAGCCCATCCCATGGATCCGCTTCCATTTTGTAGGGGACCATTCCGAGATGAGGAGACATTGCAAAGGCTGCAGATACAGGAATTGAGCATCAAACAAACATAGAAACACTACGTGTATACAGTTCAAAGATACGAAACAGAATATGTATGTCTGCCAAGTATTATATGCTGTGCTCTATTCGCAGCGTTATATCAATCACTCTATAGGCTACTCACTATCTTTTTTGAACCCCTCTCCTTAACTTTTGGTGTCCGTGCACTCAGCTGCCAAATGTCCCCTGGTCACCTCCAGTCTTTTccaccttgaccttgacacTGCATTGGTTCAATCCCTTCATCACGACTTCAGGGCCTTTGTCCCTGGCATATGTCGGCCCAGTCACCaaggagaaaaaaagagagaccATACATACTGTGCCGTGTGTGGTGCGTGCCACTCACTGCTCGCCTTGCATTGCATATCTGCAGGTGACTTGGCTACGGTTACGGTTACGTTTACGGCTTCTGATTCTGGACTGGACCGTTCTGTTTCTCCAACCTCCTGAACCCTACCGCTTCCCTATCCGTACATCACCAGATTTCTCTCTCTCCTTGCGACTCACACGAAATTAACGACCTAGCCTTGGCTTTCCAGCATCTACAGTACGTACGCCATCTTCCGTCTCCATCGTCTCCTCCTCTACGGATATCCCTTGGCCTTTTCGTCTTCCCTGCCTCCACCGCGTGGCCCTGcccttgtcttgtcttgccCGTCCCGCCCCGTCCCTGTCGTTCTTGTCCTCGTTTGGTTGACCATCTCGGTCCTGTCTCCAGACGGAGCCTCTTCCCCCGCGACCAACAACCGCCACGACTCTATCCGCCCGCCCGCTA from Fusarium oxysporum Fo47 chromosome III, complete sequence harbors:
- a CDS encoding beta-lactamase/transpeptidase-like protein, translated to MPVSKEIVQDILKAIPARIRGPGGAVAVLSDGALVDQRVWGYADFNRRIPMTDDTLIPICSISKQMLCGLVADLEKNPTPKLAEKGDVKTQFEEKLKEILPELAKTGELKIDHLCNNRSGIRDYWAITLLWGAKPEDPYSIAEHNEKVLKTIKSTHFTPGTEYSYCNTNFNIVARVVEATTGESLSDLLNARIFRPAGMKTAQLGADTAKLPPPCVGYEGDEDRGYIPAENRIEWAGDAGIIASLGDMIAYESFLDRSLFDPNSWYRAIFKPTSFTDGVPSIYSQGLGHSQYGSVSGIGHGGALRGFRLYRAHVPEERLSVVAMFNHEADAATLVEHIIQTTLALQKPPPPTLVDASPAWPGIYLDDGTQLAVTIKNGKKGQIVVNYANYAEPVNLTDPERGESRAMVAVVDGDNLRIHRLKENRTLNAKRLNIGDTPVDNSAFTGDFYSEEIGSIFHCVDQGGLMFGTFEGFLGHSPAQFMRYLGGDVWALANPRGMDAKPPGDWTLVFRRDEKGAVVGVTIGCWLARKIEFVKK